Proteins from a genomic interval of Xiphias gladius isolate SHS-SW01 ecotype Sanya breed wild chromosome 23, ASM1685928v1, whole genome shotgun sequence:
- the fgfbp1a gene encoding LOW QUALITY PROTEIN: fibroblast growth factor-binding protein 1 (The sequence of the model RefSeq protein was modified relative to this genomic sequence to represent the inferred CDS: inserted 3 bases in 2 codons) — protein sequence MAFFTNITIPLVLACISHQLMMGSCQKGHGRRGRGVDRGQRKDRSXGRRPKSVSARPIKGKVLTEDKSECTWATTGEDLFILNVTCKKGDRSFSCPYAAKPSLCPQYAPNVKLYWKQIARAXKESGTDSSVCKRAASDAHFSLPNARRKTALPRSPTPPPAARAVKSCLDGNRRLAEEHCNDSWSSFGVFFFTVVQDYEG from the exons ATGGCTTTCTTCACTAATATCACCATCCCTCTGGTTCTGGCTTGTATCTCCCATCAGCTGATGATGGGCAGCTGTCAGAAGGGTCATGGACGAAGGGGACGAGGGGTGGACAGAGGACAACGCAAGGACAGGTC GGGCCGCCGACCCAAATCTGTCTCGGCGCGGCCCATTAAGGGAAAAGTGCTCACCGAAGACAAGTCTGAGTGTACCTGGGCTACGACAGGTGAGGATCTCTTCATCCTCAATGTCACTTGCAAGAAGGGGGACAGGAGCTTTAGCTGTCCATATGCTGCCAAGCCATCCCTCTGTCCCCAGTATGCCCCTAATGTCAAACTTTACTGGAAGCAAATCGCCAGGG CCAAGGAGAGTGGCACGGATTCCTCTGTGTGCAAAAGAGCTGCCAGTGACGCTCATTTCAGTCTCCCTAATGCACGGAGGAAGACCGCCCTGCCCCGGTCCCCCACTCCACCCCCTGCAGCCAGAGCTGTCAAATCCTGTCTAGATGGCAACAGGAGGCTGGCAGAGGAGCACTGTAACGACTCCTGGTCGAGCTTTGGCGTGTTCTTTTTTACTGTGGTGCAGGATTATGAGGGCTGA
- the fgfbp2a gene encoding LOW QUALITY PROTEIN: fibroblast growth factor binding protein 2a (The sequence of the model RefSeq protein was modified relative to this genomic sequence to represent the inferred CDS: deleted 2 bases in 2 codons), translating into MHHAELGPSCGSAFYSRFFVAERRGRSSTLLQSIWDDPIEFNTKADELCTMIITGRGEYTRPRLSCQSGKRSYRCEYVGKPYTCRSYNKNPRHYCVQITWGLRKLKNACQAPRQLKPPTCRRAADDSQMVFSSASFSRSWPEASSRTAARPAARPARPQPRPAPARPDSVGQASGKSIRVPPSVKATQKASPQPLTAPGESKAKRTARQHCWRSLQGICSYVIGLFRN; encoded by the exons ATGCACCACGCTGAACTTGGTCCGTCATGTGGGAGTGCCTTCTACTCACGTTTCTTTGTGGCCGAGCG CAGGGGGCGCAGTTCCACTCTCCTCCAAAGCATCTGGGACGATCCCATTGAATTCAACACCAAGGCTGATGAGTTGTGCACCATGATCATCACCGGTCGC GGGGAATACACCAGGCCGAGGCTTTCATGCCAGAGCGGCAAGCGCTCCTACCGGTGTGAGTACGTGGGGAAGCCTTACACCTGCCGCTCCTACAACAAAAACCCTCGACACTACTGTGTTCAGATAACGTGGGGCCTCAGAAAGCTCAAGAATGCCTGCCAGGCACCAAGGCAGCTCAAACCTCCCACGTGCAGGAGGGCAGCTGACGACTCTCAGATGGTCTTTTCGTCTGCTTCCTTCTCCCGGTCATGGCCAGAGGCTTCCTCTAGGACAGCAGCGAGGCCAGCAGCGAGGCCTGCGAGACCTCAACCTCGACCCGCA CCAGCCAGGCCGGATTCTGTGGGGCAGGCTTCCGGGAAATCCATTCGAGTCCCACCGAGCGTAAAGGCCACACAGAAAGCCAGTCCACAACCACTGACAGCACCCGGGGAGAGCAAGGCCAAGAGGACGGCTCGGCAGCACTGTTGGAGGTCACTTCAAGGCATCTGCTCCTATGTCATTGGGTTGTTTCGAAATTAA